The following are from one region of the Sandaracinus amylolyticus genome:
- a CDS encoding SRPBCC family protein translates to MRNALGAEFRRIEDREHLGTRAMVAVAIRTYDTTIEDLWEALTSPERLPRWFLPIEGELKVGGRYQLVGNAGGTITRCDRPEALDVTWEFGGGTSWVNVRLAPDGARTKLTLEHIAPRDGIGEEHLAKYGPGAVGIGWDLALYGLALHIAAGGAPVDRAAVDAWMASSDGKAFVRESGEAWGDAHAASGEDRESAREKAERTIAFYTGG, encoded by the coding sequence ATGCGAAACGCGCTCGGCGCAGAGTTCCGTCGGATCGAGGACCGGGAGCACCTCGGCACACGCGCGATGGTCGCGGTCGCGATCCGCACCTACGACACGACGATCGAGGATCTCTGGGAGGCGCTCACGAGCCCCGAGCGCCTGCCGCGATGGTTCCTGCCGATCGAAGGCGAGCTGAAGGTCGGCGGGCGCTATCAGCTCGTCGGCAACGCCGGCGGGACGATCACGCGCTGCGATCGCCCCGAGGCGCTCGACGTGACCTGGGAGTTCGGCGGCGGCACGAGCTGGGTGAACGTGCGCCTCGCGCCCGACGGCGCGCGCACGAAGCTCACGCTCGAGCACATCGCGCCTCGCGACGGGATCGGCGAGGAGCACCTCGCGAAGTACGGCCCGGGCGCGGTGGGCATCGGCTGGGATCTCGCGCTCTACGGTCTCGCGCTGCACATCGCGGCCGGCGGCGCGCCGGTCGATCGCGCGGCGGTCGATGCGTGGATGGCGTCGAGCGACGGGAAGGCATTCGTGCGCGAGAGCGGCGAGGCGTGGGGCGACGCGCACGCCGCGTCGGGTGAAGATCGCGAGTCGGCCCGCGAGAAGGCGGAGCGCACGATCGCGTTCTACACTGGCGGCTGA
- a CDS encoding ArsR/SmtB family transcription factor, producing the protein MHAFDVLGDPVRRRILELLAAEGEHTSGEIVAVVGREFGITQSAVSQHLKVLRESGFTSVRVEGTRRVYAVDARPLAEVDAWLDRFRTFWEPRLDALATEIARGKRKRSR; encoded by the coding sequence ATGCACGCCTTCGACGTCCTGGGAGACCCGGTGCGGCGGCGCATCCTCGAGCTCCTGGCCGCCGAAGGCGAGCACACCTCGGGTGAGATCGTCGCGGTCGTCGGGCGCGAGTTCGGGATCACGCAGTCCGCGGTCTCCCAGCACTTGAAGGTGCTGCGCGAGAGCGGGTTCACGAGCGTGCGCGTCGAAGGGACGCGCCGTGTCTACGCGGTCGACGCGCGCCCGCTCGCCGAGGTCGACGCGTGGCTCGATCGCTTCCGCACGTTCTGGGAGCCGCGGCTCGATGCGCTCGCGACCGAGATCGCGCGGGGCAAGCGCAAGCGCTCGCGCTGA